The nucleotide sequence TAACGTTACAAAAAAAGTCcgaagataaaacaaaattgtaacaaaATTTCAAGCATCGACATGTGGGtaaatcaaaaatttgattCGGTATTCCTActttgtttgtcttttgtttacCTAGTTTAAAACACGTGTTTCGTGATTCCACAACAACCCAACCCGTTTCGTCCTAACAAAAATTCTTCTCTAGGCCCGTGACATTTATGTGTGACATCATAACAACCCATCCCGTTTAGTCATATAGCTTCTCTTGGTGACAATTATGCGTGACATCACAACAACCCATCATCCCGTTAGTTTCTCTCGGTGACAAGATGTCTTACATTGATCATCGTACGTAGTATAGTTCAGTCTCGTATTTACTACTATTTTTAGTTGCTCATTAAAAGAATTCATACCATAAAAATTGGTTGATTAAAAGGTAAAATAAGATtggaaaaacagaaataatatgctatataggtttttttttacaggATATATCGttttcagaaaagaaaacaaaaaggagagtATAATTGGTAAAAACACGTGTTCGATCCATAATCCCTTgtcttataatataaaattatctatgaAATACAGacacatatttatatttatatttgtcaaTACATTCAGTTAACACTTAACACccatgaaaaataataatctagtacaaataaaaacataattaatggCAAACACAAAcgatatttattaaaataaaactcgcAAACTTcgatgttgacaaaaaaaaaaaaaacgacaaacTATATTGTGGACGTTGCTTCATTGTCTATCTGTAACAACAATACAAACTATACTGCCTTAACTTATAGGCCCCTCAGAATCAACAAGAGTATAGATGTGGCACGTGGCCTTCGTTTTAGCTCAACCTGAATGTGAGACCAGATCCACCTAACTTGTCATCCACCAAGGCTGACAATCTTTCCACTTGTGAAGGCGACAAATAGTTAACCCAATCACTCACTTCTCCTTTCCTAAACAAGAATCGGTTCTCAAAGTTCTTGATCGATTTCTTTGACTTGTTCACTTCCAGCTTCTTCAGATTCTCGAAGCTACACAGGTCAGCGATAGCCTTCACAACTCCCTTTTGTTCCTCTTCTTTGGTGAAAGGAAGTCCCAAGAAACTCGCAAGTTTCTTCAAGTTGGTCTCGATGTCTTCTTTGAGATCCTCGTACTTTAGAAAGAACACTTTCTCTGGTCTCTTTAAGCTCTCTCTATAGTACCCCAACATGTGTTCCCAGAACGGGCCAAAACCGATCACTCCCCGGCAGTACAGATCAAACCCTTCATCTAACAAGACTGGGCTCACTGACTcggatttgatgttgttgatAAAATGCCACGAGGAGATGAATGTGTCAAACGGGTTCCGGCACAAGTACACGACCTTCACGCCAGGTTCCTCGATCGAATCCTTGAGGGAACCGAAAGGGACGTGTGTTGCGAATGTTCTTGGTCTGGCTAGACCGGAGAGATCGGGAACAGCTCCGTTCGCGTAAAGCTTGTACTCGAAGAAAGGTACAAGGTCATGAGGGTTGGATGTGAGAAGAGGGTGGTTGGTGGTTGAggaaaccggatcaaaccggtGACGTTTAAGGATGGTAAAAGTTAAAGCTTTTAACCAGGTAGTACCGGATTTAGGTATGGTAGCGAGAACGACGTCGTTAGGAAGGGACCGGAAATGTTTTTGGAAAGACATGATAGCTTGAATCTCCTTGGCTTGGCACCAAAACCCTTGGAATAGGTAAAGGTAACGAGTTCTCCATCCCCTCTCCTTTGGAAGAGAGTCCAACATCTCCTGGAACTCGTAGCTTAGCCCTTCATCATCTCCACCTCCGTGTTTCGGGTCGCGGGTTTGGCCTTCCTTGATGAGCTCGAGCTTGTGACACATGGAGAAACTTGGGATCGCCATTGGGATGGTCTTCACGCTTGAGGGCGCCATTGTTTTCTGTGCTCTTGTGATGAATATATAGAGAATTAAAATGTAATGGAAGCTTTGTGTGTTTGGGTATAAGATTTCGTGAGGAAGTTGGCTGTTTATATAATAACGCAAAAtgcatgagagagagagagagatgcctTTGTGAGAAGAAGAGCACAGCAGCCTTCATTAGTTGTTATTATCACGCACGTGGGAAAAATAAACGGCGTGTGCGAATATATTATTTGCCCCACTGCATATATTTACTACTCTCACTcgaaatctttttattattttttctttgtctttgttaAGTAGTAAAGTCGTGTCATTGTCTGTACTAATTCTCCTTTGGTGTAAGTGCAAGGTTTGGTTTGCtgctttttcatttgtttctggTCCATTAATTGTCGGCAGAACTCAACTTTcctagtaatttttttgttaaaaggaaaaGTCACATATCTTTTTACGGAAAAATACTCATATATACGTGAGTCATACTTACGCCTCGTTTTGTTTAATAGTAAGCTTTAGAGTTTACACGCGCggtattgacaaaaaaaattgagtaattTCGTTACCAAAATTTTACCCGAATGTTTtgatctataaaaaaaatagtttaaaaatgtttaaagtttCAACTATATTGAgagtattttcattaaaattccTATATGTTAAAACGTCAAAAATTTACCTCATTTTCtgtaaaactattaaaaaaattagaaatatatatatatatatatatttatgtagttTCATTTTGTATCAACAACAGATACTTccaaactttttattttgtcaaactTTCCAACTTTATCAAGCGATAATTGGAAATTCCatgattttcttaataaaatttcttttttatttgacttAAATACTAATTAGACaccacaaaaaaatgtattttcgTTGGAAATTGGATAACCCTTGAATTTTGAATTCTTATACAATCTTAAGTGTATGTTATCATAATAGATAAACAAGTTATCTCTTACGATCACACCCCGATTATGTTCTACCATGaactacaaaattataaatatatatagtgttatatttatgtatttctaTTTATAATAAGTTGAATGATTATTACATTTGGATTCATATTCAAGCTCATCGATGTATTTTGTATGAATTAATTATACTATCTCATCtttgattatttatatagtggacattttacttttttttttttcttttggtagtTACATACTCCTAATCGTATGTGTATGTCCACTTCGAGCTTTCGGCGAAAAATATCATGTAGACCTGAAAGATGAATCCGTCATTCAAAACCACAATACGTGTTACCAGGAGGAGCACAAGCAGTTAAGTCAATTTGTATCATTCGTCTAGTTATCAACCTATGTCCATCACGCTTAAGTTGTCGACTGAAGAATAATCCATTTTTGGACAGAGATAAAGTAAATCCCCTGAAATGGACGGACCAATTATAGCtacaatacaaaataataaatatagtttttcaaATTGTTAATAATATAATGGAAAGCACTAGTTAACACAGTGTAACTATGCTTCTCAAGATTTGTCTATAAGGATGAATAATTGAATATAATATCTAACCATGAACAAGACTTTATGTGATTTTGTATCCCATTTTGTATTTATCCTTTCAACATGATATTTGTAGACTGTATGTTTGTGGGCTATCGACGACATACGTACGAAAGTTCTTTTCCAGAGAaatttaaaaaggaaaagaagaaggttTTTCGTTTATGATAATGTTTAATCCGAAATAATTTTATGGATTGAAATTTGTTGGTGGTAAATTTGAACCAGATCAAAATGAAACTTAATTAGAAGGTATATAAAGATTTAGcatctattattttataaatttgtctTTGTATCTTCAGCTTTAATCTTATCTTGTTAATTGACTTAAcaatttattcagaaaataATAGTATGTCTTTGAATGGTTGTGATTTCACATAAAAACAAGAGAATATGCAGAGAGAATACCATTAAAATggaaaacaattaagaaaataccATTTTTCTACAGTGTTTTTGTCAAAAGGGCAATAAAATTACCAAGACTTAGCTTGTCTTATtcactttgtttcttctttggtttctctcttttcctaTATCTCcattgttgtttttcttcttaccATGAACCTGCATCATTTTTTCTGTCATAATATATCACAATTGGCTCCACAAACCCATCAAACAACATCATTTTTCTTCCTCTtgccatctctttcttcttttttggtttctttcctTCAAATTGCAGAAGATATTTTACTTTATCTCTCTAGATTATAATTTCTCTTGGAATCTCCGTCatcgtttttttaatttaaatcatggtattttattttgtaacacaCTGTTTTATCAAATTACATATGACTAcataatatctctctctctaagaagttatttttttaaattgtacgTTATTTATTAATAAGATTACATGTGATTTCTTTTGAAAAcatgatttttaatattaaaacacattgtttttcttaatgatacgtttctttttttactatatCATGATATTTTCACTAACTGACATGTTTTTTCACAAATAACAAAACGCTGTTGTACTTTTGTCGTTTGTTTGAGGATACAGGCCCGGCCCACAGGGGAAGCAAGTGAAGCCAAGGATTCAggcctaaatttttaaaagcctttttcatttaaacaaaaagtcttttttattttaaaaatatgtataagggcttttttatttacatgtaaaagatattttttcctttttaaaatatataaaagatcttaaaatatcaagttatGGCCTCTATAGAAAACCTATAATTTTTATCATAGgtgaaaaagatatattttttagatttttgtgtAGAGTCCTCATGAATGTTGGGCCGACACTGTGAggatagttttaatttttttcttctgaaaaaatGGTAGTTACCTAAGTTTTCtaacaaaatgat is from Camelina sativa cultivar DH55 chromosome 20, Cs, whole genome shotgun sequence and encodes:
- the LOC104768904 gene encoding cytosolic sulfotransferase 15-like yields the protein MAPSSVKTIPMAIPSFSMCHKLELIKEGQTRDPKHGGGDDEGLSYEFQEMLDSLPKERGWRTRYLYLFQGFWCQAKEIQAIMSFQKHFRSLPNDVVLATIPKSGTTWLKALTFTILKRHRFDPVSSTTNHPLLTSNPHDLVPFFEYKLYANGAVPDLSGLARPRTFATHVPFGSLKDSIEEPGVKVVYLCRNPFDTFISSWHFINNIKSESVSPVLLDEGFDLYCRGVIGFGPFWEHMLGYYRESLKRPEKVFFLKYEDLKEDIETNLKKLASFLGLPFTKEEEQKGVVKAIADLCSFENLKKLEVNKSKKSIKNFENRFLFRKGEVSDWVNYLSPSQVERLSALVDDKLGGSGLTFRLS